A genomic segment from Zygotorulaspora mrakii chromosome 1, complete sequence encodes:
- a CDS encoding Zn(II)2Cys6 transcription factor domain-containing protein — translation MPSSEEIGTDRFGSGVHKRRRNKFKGKRAARACDTCRRLKTRCILSPVPNEFYCLRCESLGIRCSFQDMVDPENDVDGSNYGHQYNEPSGPHESDANAVKMLIKHGYGSQDVEITSKLLHSINNNVLKVLHILKENEGAHEIDVQRISQNNRKFLADQVQAQVSVPDLASNSNQNVAPVEAVKMLASLSAPPPRTNSGMNEMIQGESSSYLSSSLYLTEQRHTLPFLTSPFTLLSQIVSKENLPISVRKLYDHSFQNYDLEPIDDIISLNLITVQEAICLVSDFRDRYGAWCSLPPAIDTEQLLDSLRKKGSSLLIVTMCVLALRYTPTQYDLKTRVYKNLLFKLKADLEYSLKYLPQSTEFLQAIVILSLYASSFSSDILSMDAWYISGIGLQQYLTANVHDALLAGSQMVSNKSSNPQNSNNNISQQPFFFGLKYDNYTNQHSRDDEARDDEASLLSGESDENKSFMSFRLWNHLCMVHITHSIYSGRMCVIDEVRFDLSRRILELPNATNFDGRMVGEIALHLILYIFMQKCNQGTNSSSSDSMDALESVQEDLNDWLEEWSYLFTQPITQFLEFAYHYGYTMIWYTWYHRIYRLKKAEDETGWDKQQKAAFSKKEPSERIHIGDYLNGKYPIESVIGAMPLNIRIDFLNHSHKALKNLIKTDFATFQYLSDQLIFAGVLCSLLCIAVLHNVNSVGNELVDTDAVLSDIKSLSLRLQQIRNGELKSFWVEEVDLKIPSVILQYHKAIESYMQEKFPS, via the coding sequence ATGCCATCTAGTGAAGAAATTGGCACCGACAGGTTTGGTTCAGGGGTTCACAAACGGAGACGAAATAAATTCAAGGGTAAACGGGCCGCTCGTGCCTGTGACACATGTCGGAGGTTAAAGACCCGATGCATCCTTTCACCTGTTCCCAATGAATTTTATTGCTTGCGATGCGAATCGTTAGGTATTCGTTGCTCTTTTCAAGACATGGTAGACCCTGAAAATGATGTAGACGGTTCAAACTACGGGCACCAGTATAATGAACCTTCGGGACCACATGAGTCAGATGCTAATGCTGTAAAGATGCTTATTAAACATGGCTACGGGTCTCAGGATGTAGAAATAACTTCGAAGCTATTGCATTCGATTAATAATAATGTACTGAAAGTCTTGCATATATTAAAGGAAAACGAGGGTGCTCACGAAATAGACGTACAGCGCATATCTCAAAACAACAGAAAGTTTTTGGCGGATCAGGTTCAGGCACAGGTTTCTGTACCTGATCTGGCTTCAAACTCCAATCAGAATGTGGCACCCGTTGAAGCAGTTAAAATGCTGGCATCGCTTTCTGCACCACCACCACGGACTAATTCTGGGATGAATGAGATGATTCAAGGAGAGTCATCATCGTATCTTTCATCGTCTTTATACCTTACAGAACAACGTCATACTTTACCATTCCTAACTAGTCCATTTACATTGTTATCGCAGATTGTATCGAAGGAAAATTTACCAATATCGGTGAGAAAGTTATATGATCATAGTTTCCAAAACTATGACTTGGAACCCATCGATGACATTATATCTTTAAATCTAATAACTGTGCAAGAAGCCATTTGTTTAGTGAGCGACTTTAGAGATAGATATGGCGCTTGGTGTTCATTACCACCAGCAATCGATACAGAGCAGCTGTTAGATAGTCTGAGGAAAAAAGGGAGTTCTTTACTCATAGTTACTATGTGCGTGTTGGCATTGAGATATACACCTACACAATATGATTTGAAGACAAGAGTTTACAAAAACCTGTTATTCAAGTTGAAAGCAGATCTCGAATAttcattgaaatatttACCACAATCTACAGAATTTTTGCAAGCTATTGTCATTTTGTCATTATATGCGTCATCATTTAGTAGTGACATTTTGTCCATGGATGCGTGGTATATTTCGGGAATTGGCTTACAGCAATATTTAACTGCAAATGTTCATGATGCATTACTTGCTGGCTCTCAAATGGTTTCAAATAAGTCTTCGAACCCTCAAAATTCCAATAACAATATTTCACAGCaaccttttttctttggcttGAAGTATGACAATTATACCAATCAACATTCAAGGGATGACGAAGCGAGAGATGACGAAGCATCACTTCTATCAGGTGAGAGCGATGAGAATAAGAGTTTCATGTCGTTCAGATTGTGGAACCATCTATGTATGGTACATATCACGCATAGCATATATTCGGGTCGAATGTGTGTTATTGATGAAGTGAGATTCGACCTCTCTCGTAGAATCTTAGAGCTTCCAAATGCGACTAATTTTGACGGAAGAATGGTTGGAGAGATTGCATTACATTTGATTCTCTATATCTTTATGCAAAAATGCAATCAAGGTACCAATAGTTCATCTTCTGATTCTATGGATGCATTGGAGAGCGTTCAAGAAGACTTGAATGACTGGCTAGAGGAGTGGAGCTATCTGTTCACTCAACCAATCACACAGTTTTTGGAGTTTGCATATCATTATGGCTATACGATGATTTGGTATACGTGGTATCATCGCATATATAGACTCAAGAAAGCTGAAGATGAAACCGGGTGGGACAAGCAACAGAAAGCTGCCTTCAGTAAAAAGGAGCCCTCGGAAAGGATACATATTGGAGATTACCTAAATGGTAAATATCCAATTGAATCAGTCATCGGTGCAATGCCATTGAACATTCGAATAGACTTCCTCAATCACAGTCATAAggcattgaaaaatttaataaaaACTGATTTTGCtacttttcaatatctatCAGATCAATTAATTTTTGCAGGTGTTTTATGTTCACTTCTATGTATTGCCGTTTTGCACAATGTGAACTCCGTCGGCAACGAATTAGTGGACACTGATGCGGTGTTGTCCGATATCAAATCCTTGTCATTACGATTGCAACAGATAAGAAATGGAGagttgaaaagtttttgggTGGAAGAAGTGGATCTCAAAATCCCAAGTGTCATCTTACAATATCACAAGGCCATTGAAAGCTATATGCAGGAGAAATTTCCTTCATAG
- a CDS encoding uncharacterized protein (similar to Saccharomyces cerevisiae CPR4 (YCR069W) and CPR8 (YNR028W); ancestral locus Anc_6.336): MAAKRFFTSLLCVFWYSMLALLAKGSPVGGKITSKDLDLENIYSPDPPVTHRVLMTIEYYDQVEAKTENEEITIELFGTNTPKTVQNFAALCVGMRFAYENGDPEEIHFATFKESLLHKIIKNKLIQGGDVFERHMPLSIYGHNWPDENFLLKHDRPGRLSMYNKGPNTQGSEFFITTDVAPASEFDMKNVVFGQVVSGLEWLIDKVQYVPTDESGKPLNDVMIKYVTIDELTLGNKDLLQSNYIEKLNRFNRGEIAEGVNFKSILKKGNTEKQEMDDIKLQQLANPLRNVMFGIISLCGIYLLAKYRRFILPKSSKIVSMRHE; encoded by the coding sequence ATGGCAGCAAAGCGTTTTTTTACATCGTTGCTATGTGTCTTCTGGTATTCCATGCTGGCTCTTTTGGCTAAAGGGTCACCAGTTGGCGGAAAGATCACATCGAAGGATTtagatttggaaaatatttacTCTCCAGACCCACCTGTTACGCACCGCGTGCTTATGACAATCGAATACTATGATCAGGTAGAAGCTAAAACGGAAAATGAGGAGATTACCATTGAGCTCTTCGGTACCAATACACCCAAGACTGTCCAAAACTTTGCCGCACTATGTGTGGGAATGAGATTTGCGTACGAAAATGGTGACCCTGAAGAGATTCATTTTGcaactttcaaagagaGTCTCTTGCATAAAATCATTAAAAATAAACTGATTCAAGGTGGagatgtttttgaaagGCATATGCCATTATCAATATATGGGCACAATTGGCCAGATgagaattttttgctgAAGCATGATAGACCAGGCAGATTATCTATGTATAATAAGGGCCCAAATACTCAAGgttcagaatttttcattaccaCAGATGTTGCACCGGCATCCGAGtttgatatgaaaaatgTAGTCTTCGGCCAAGTTGTCTCTGGATTGGAATGGCTGATTGATAAAGTCCAATATGTCCCAACTGATGAAAGTGGCAAGCCTCTTAATGATGTTATGATAAAATATGTTACAATTGACGAACTCACTTTGGGGAATAAGGACCTTTTACAATCGAATTATATTGAGAAACTCAATCGTTTCAACAGAGGAGAAATTGCGGAGGGTGTTAATTTTAAATCTATCCTGAAGAAAGGTAATACCgaaaaacaagaaatggATGATATCAAGCTTCAACAGCTTGCTAATCCATTGAGAAATGTCATGTTTGGAATAATCTCTCTTTGTGGGATATATCTATTAGCTAAATATAGAAGGTTTATTCTCCCaaaatcttccaaaatCGTCTCTATGAGACATGAGTGA
- the ZNG1 gene encoding GTP-dependent zinc transferase (similar to Saccharomyces cerevisiae YNR029C; ancestral locus Anc_6.337), with translation MPALKNFKHDQDEDGELPCLITGEEENLKELLSNVKVDGGVNMVSTDKVSRVNFQQENEELESINESFKIPVTIITGYLGSGKSTLLEMIALKGSDKKIAVILNEFGESSEIEKAMTIRNGSAAYEEWLDLGNGCLCCSLQNIGVKAIENMIKRSPGKIDYILLETSGIADPAPIAKMFWQDEGLNSSVYIDGIITVLDSEHILRCLEDSPDSQWHGENVAAGDGLTIAHFQLAMADRILINKFDKIEHDSGRIKLLEDKVRSINAEAPIFFTKYGELGLDNLLDLHAYDSKDVLSLQLKTKPAIHDHRMTTVTLDFRPLTDKNEYETFMRKFIQPLLWKSFGASQESLFRSGRMQEDNWEIQRTKGLILIHSDDTKRFDVKILQGVRDTYDVFPGELSPKMTSCKLVLIGKYLGKEDLESLLKESIK, from the coding sequence GGGTGAGGAGGAGAATCTGAAAGAACTTTTGAGTAATGTTAAGGTTGATGGAGGAGTTAATATGGTTAGCACAGATAAAGTGTCGAGAGTGAATTTCCAGCAGGAAAATGAAGAGCTGGAATCCATAAATGAATCTTTCAAGATTCCAGTCACCATCATTACCGGCTATCTGGGATCAGGCAAGTCTACTCTACTTGAGATGATTGCCTTGAAAGGTAGCGACAAAAAGATTGCAGTCATTCTTAATGAATTTGGAGAGTCTAGCGAAATTGAGAAAGCAATGACTATTCGCAATGGTTCTGCAGCATATGAAGAATGGTTAGATCTAGGAAATGGGTGCTTATGTTGCTCCTTACAAAATATAGGTGTCAAAGCGATTGAAAACATGATAAAAAGATCACCCGGCAAGATTGATTATATCTTATTGGAAACATCTGGAATCGCTGATCCAGCGCCTATAGCCAAGATGTTTTGGCAAGATGAGGGATTGAACAGCAGTGTATATATCGATGGCATCATTACAGTGTTGGACTCGGAACATATATTAAGATGTTTAGAGGATTCTCCGGATAGCCAATGGCATGGTGAAAATGTAGCAGCAGGTGATGGCTTAACGATCGCACATTTTCAACTTGCAATGGCAGATCGCATACTCATTaataaatttgataaaatagAACATGATTCAGGTAGAATTAAACTGCTGGAAGACAAAGTACGTAGTATTAACGCAGAGGCACCAATTTTCTTCACGAAGTATGGGGAACTTGGATTAGATAATCTCCTAGATCTCCATGCATATGATTCCAAAGATGTACTTTCCCTGCAGCTAAAAACGAAACCAGCAATTCACGACCATAGAATGACCACAGTAACGCTGGACTTTAGACCGCTTACGgacaaaaatgaatatgaaaCCTTTATGAGAAAGTTCATCCAGCCATTGCTATGGAAATCTTTTGGTGCCTCGCAAGAAAGCTTATTCAGAAGTGGGAGAATGCAAGAAGACAATTGGGAAATACAAAGAACGAAAGGGCTCATACTCATCCACAGTGACGACACCAAACGATTCGATGTTAAAATATTGCAAGGGGTAAGAGATACTTATGATGTATTTCCTGGTGAGCTATCACCTAAAATGACATCATGCAAATTAGTACTTATTGGAAAGTATCTGGGCAAAGAAGACTTAGAAAGTCTACTTAAAGAAAGtataaaatga